One Sodalinema gerasimenkoae IPPAS B-353 DNA segment encodes these proteins:
- a CDS encoding DUF262 domain-containing protein encodes MVTLSSITESQQQAAEAQIRDKAKQVDYNTLEYPIEVIVQKYCNGLEDDTNEIFIPDYQREMAWDEDHQSKFIESILLGLPIPYIFLAEVSHEEEDYDARLEIIDGTQRIRTLKRFLTNSLQLSNLKKLTELNDFKFKDLPKPRQRRFQRNTLRMIRLKETADEEVRRDLFERINSGSIELNAMEKRRGSQPGPFLNLIEDLSRNPSFLELRKSARTFPQSHRRLITKPKFFGAMFVLQSFN; translated from the coding sequence ATGGTCACACTCTCATCGATAACCGAAAGCCAGCAACAAGCCGCCGAAGCCCAGATTCGCGACAAAGCCAAGCAAGTCGATTACAATACACTTGAATATCCTATTGAAGTGATTGTCCAAAAGTACTGTAATGGGCTAGAAGACGATACCAATGAGATCTTCATTCCTGACTATCAACGGGAGATGGCCTGGGATGAAGATCATCAGTCTAAATTTATTGAATCAATTTTACTTGGACTCCCGATTCCTTATATTTTTCTTGCCGAAGTCTCTCACGAAGAGGAAGATTATGATGCTCGCTTGGAAATTATTGATGGAACGCAACGGATTCGCACCCTAAAACGCTTCCTAACCAATTCACTCCAACTCAGTAATCTTAAAAAATTAACCGAGTTAAATGACTTTAAGTTCAAAGACTTGCCAAAACCAAGACAGCGTCGCTTTCAACGCAATACCTTAAGGATGATACGCCTCAAGGAAACAGCTGACGAAGAGGTTCGCCGAGATTTGTTTGAACGAATCAACTCGGGTAGTATCGAGCTAAATGCCATGGAGAAACGGCGAGGAAGTCAGCCAGGACCTTTCCTCAATCTCATCGAAGACTTATCACGAAACCCAAGTTTTTTGGAGCTAAGGAAGTCAGCCAGGACCTTTCCTCAATCTCATCGAAGACTTATCACGAAACCCAAGTTTTTTGGAGCTATGTTCGTTCTCCAAAGCTTCAATTGA
- a CDS encoding MAE_28990/MAE_18760 family HEPN-like nuclease: protein MKSQLFYEFNPKAVEVSQYFMFLKKLERETYNPERIRSQNPVIDVYFNQDIERTLKSAGFLLLYNLIEGTIRSSIQYIFDHISSKSVSFDDLRRDLKLIVLKNLRNKSPDKLIQSINQISLDIIAETFDANDIFSGNVDARKIKTLAKNYGFSSQSIPMTRDGADLLDIKRQRNDLAHGIKSFNEIGKEIPSEELFRIKNRVIIYLKYLIINIESYLENQDYLDKSSEKSSR from the coding sequence GTGAAAAGTCAATTGTTTTATGAATTTAATCCAAAAGCTGTAGAAGTTAGTCAGTATTTCATGTTTCTTAAAAAGCTTGAGAGGGAGACCTATAATCCAGAGCGTATTAGGTCTCAAAATCCAGTCATTGATGTTTATTTCAATCAGGACATTGAGCGAACTCTAAAAAGTGCCGGATTTCTACTACTCTATAACTTGATTGAAGGAACCATTCGGAGTTCAATCCAATATATTTTTGATCATATCAGTTCTAAATCTGTTTCCTTTGATGATCTTAGGCGAGATCTCAAGTTAATTGTCTTGAAAAATCTTAGAAATAAATCACCAGACAAGCTAATTCAGAGCATCAACCAAATTTCGCTCGATATTATTGCGGAAACATTTGATGCAAATGATATTTTTTCTGGGAATGTGGATGCTCGAAAAATAAAAACTCTTGCCAAAAACTACGGGTTTTCAAGCCAATCTATTCCGATGACTCGTGATGGAGCTGATTTATTAGATATCAAAAGGCAACGCAACGACTTAGCCCATGGAATTAAGTCATTTAACGAAATTGGAAAAGAGATACCATCTGAAGAGTTATTTAGAATAAAAAATCGAGTTATTATCTATCTTAAATATCTCATCATCAACATTGAAAGCTATTTAGAAAATCAAGACTATTTAGACAAATCATCTGAAAAATCCTCACGTTAA
- a CDS encoding tetratricopeptide repeat protein, with translation MTNPADFDQSANSTTEASRDPSPDPTPEASSAPATPSQPTPPPAAAVSQPPEMALPERVKQWFIASSSRWFGISPDYKKGNRWYQSQQYEQALGCYEAALALNPQFRPAWVRSGQALAKLNRVPEAIAAYDRALALNANDLWVWLLRGRLLLQQQRYDEAIAALQRASGLDETRYEPWYYQALAFEAQGNLQGAIEAYDRATRCKTDLLPAWCRYGDLLAQRRQFPDAAIAYGNATHFAPQDWTLWLKLADAQERSQDHEAALLSLERVLQQQPERLEFWLQRGRLLEALQRYTEAIAAYDRALGQDPNQVEAWILKGMAMRHQWGEAAIACFDRALELHPQSAYAWYGKGVALYETQQYPQALEAYDHSTHLNPDLAPSWLGRGKILYHLNRDADAIVAFDNAIQIEPHYAEAWYYRGEVLANLKRYETAIAAYDKVIQVALPLDMWVYRAWLKKGEALEQLKRPKEAIQAYAEAQGVQPMQMSARLKQGACLERLQRYDEALSVYDLALALWVDHLPLWLKRGNVLSRLQRYPDALATYDRAIQLQPGNYEAWLRRCEVLEKLKRTHEALRSYAIAEKLSPGDESLRQRRAAVLKSLEKEGKPELSEGTE, from the coding sequence ATGACTAATCCCGCTGACTTCGATCAGTCCGCGAACAGCACCACGGAAGCGTCTCGGGATCCGTCCCCTGATCCAACGCCTGAAGCGAGTTCCGCTCCGGCGACTCCTAGTCAGCCGACACCGCCGCCGGCCGCTGCTGTGAGCCAACCGCCAGAGATGGCTCTCCCGGAACGGGTGAAGCAGTGGTTTATCGCGAGTTCATCGCGTTGGTTTGGCATCTCTCCTGACTATAAAAAGGGGAATCGCTGGTATCAGTCTCAGCAATATGAACAGGCCTTGGGTTGCTATGAGGCGGCCTTGGCCCTGAATCCTCAGTTTCGTCCCGCTTGGGTGCGTTCTGGACAGGCCCTGGCTAAACTCAATCGTGTCCCGGAGGCGATCGCCGCCTATGATCGGGCCCTGGCCCTCAATGCCAATGACCTTTGGGTGTGGTTGTTGCGGGGACGGCTGCTGTTGCAACAGCAGCGGTATGATGAGGCGATCGCCGCTCTGCAACGAGCCAGTGGTTTAGATGAGACTCGCTATGAACCCTGGTACTATCAGGCTCTGGCCTTTGAGGCTCAGGGAAATCTGCAAGGGGCGATCGAAGCCTACGATCGAGCTACACGCTGTAAGACGGATCTACTCCCGGCCTGGTGTCGCTATGGGGATTTGTTGGCCCAGCGGCGTCAGTTCCCCGATGCGGCGATCGCCTATGGCAATGCGACTCACTTTGCACCTCAGGATTGGACGCTGTGGCTGAAACTTGCCGATGCTCAGGAACGCAGTCAAGACCATGAGGCGGCGTTACTGTCTTTGGAACGGGTGTTACAACAGCAACCGGAACGGCTAGAGTTCTGGCTGCAACGGGGACGACTTTTGGAGGCTTTGCAACGCTATACGGAGGCGATCGCCGCCTATGATCGGGCCCTGGGACAAGATCCCAATCAGGTGGAGGCCTGGATTCTCAAGGGAATGGCCATGCGACATCAATGGGGAGAGGCGGCGATCGCCTGTTTTGATCGGGCCCTGGAGTTACACCCCCAATCGGCCTATGCTTGGTACGGCAAAGGGGTGGCGTTATATGAAACGCAACAGTATCCCCAAGCCTTGGAGGCCTATGATCATTCCACTCACCTCAACCCGGATTTAGCCCCCAGTTGGCTCGGTCGCGGTAAGATTCTCTATCATCTCAATCGCGATGCCGATGCGATCGTGGCCTTTGATAATGCGATTCAGATCGAACCCCACTATGCGGAGGCTTGGTACTATCGCGGTGAGGTGTTGGCGAATCTGAAACGCTATGAGACGGCGATCGCCGCCTATGACAAGGTGATCCAGGTGGCCCTACCCCTGGATATGTGGGTCTATCGGGCCTGGCTCAAGAAGGGGGAAGCCTTAGAACAGCTTAAACGGCCCAAGGAGGCGATTCAGGCCTATGCCGAAGCTCAGGGGGTTCAGCCGATGCAAATGTCGGCCCGCTTGAAACAGGGGGCCTGTTTAGAAAGACTGCAACGGTATGATGAGGCCCTGTCGGTGTATGATTTGGCGTTGGCGTTATGGGTGGATCATTTGCCGTTGTGGTTGAAACGGGGCAATGTCCTCTCTCGGTTACAACGCTATCCCGATGCTTTGGCAACTTATGATCGCGCTATTCAACTACAACCGGGGAATTATGAGGCCTGGTTACGCCGCTGTGAGGTGTTGGAAAAACTCAAACGCACTCATGAAGCGTTGCGCTCCTATGCGATCGCCGAGAAACTTAGTCCTGGGGATGAAAGCCTACGCCAACGACGTGCGGCGGTGTTGAAAAGTCTGGAAAAAGAAGGAAAACCGGAACTCTCAGAGGGGACAGAGTAA
- a CDS encoding HAD-IB family phosphatase: protein MSPIIFCDFDGTITLEDTFVSTVERFAPEAASRILPQIYSLSLSLQEGVHQMLEAIPSACYPEIIKLAHTYEIRPGFVELLDFLDEHHVPLVVVSGGVQGVVEGVLGDLSQRVRGIHAVKLQTHGTYCFPYSDFEGEGEMVNKLAVIEHYGEPDWILIGDSVTDLKAALAAPRVFARDRLCRYLAERGVTYDSFETFTQVRDRLSQVWR, encoded by the coding sequence ATGTCCCCCATCATCTTTTGCGATTTCGACGGAACCATCACCCTTGAAGATACCTTCGTCTCCACCGTTGAACGATTTGCCCCAGAAGCAGCAAGCCGCATCCTACCTCAAATCTACAGTCTCAGCCTCAGTCTACAGGAGGGCGTACATCAAATGCTCGAAGCCATCCCCTCCGCCTGTTACCCAGAAATTATTAAGTTGGCCCACACCTATGAGATACGACCGGGTTTCGTGGAACTCCTAGATTTCCTCGATGAACATCATGTTCCCTTAGTCGTAGTATCTGGAGGGGTTCAAGGGGTTGTCGAAGGGGTATTAGGAGACTTAAGCCAACGGGTGCGAGGCATCCATGCCGTGAAATTGCAAACTCACGGAACTTACTGTTTTCCGTACTCTGACTTCGAAGGCGAGGGGGAAATGGTCAATAAACTGGCTGTGATTGAGCATTATGGAGAACCCGATTGGATTCTGATTGGGGATTCCGTCACCGATCTCAAGGCGGCCCTGGCGGCCCCTCGGGTGTTTGCCCGCGATCGCCTCTGCCGTTATCTTGCTGAACGCGGTGTAACTTACGATTCGTTTGAGACATTTACGCAAGTTCGCGATCGCCTATCCCAAGTTTGGAGATAA
- a CDS encoding GNAT family N-acetyltransferase has protein sequence MTEEMESVRFEKIPRSTHPATAPALAIYETAFPLSEQIPRPKVEERIDSGIYELWVGQREDEVVFMAILYTLQNSDLTLLGYIATHPTARNQGIGSRFFRQVIAALQERDRYLLLEVEVPDEAEPMTQRRYGFYQRLGAKFLQDVRYILPPLSGGEPTEMCLAIAPAYKTPTLGGDRVRQLLCQLFQDLYERPLSDPLLQTCLQNVPETVYLT, from the coding sequence ATGACGGAGGAGATGGAATCGGTACGGTTTGAGAAAATTCCCAGGTCAACGCATCCGGCGACGGCCCCGGCCTTGGCGATTTATGAGACGGCTTTTCCGTTGAGTGAGCAAATTCCTCGTCCTAAGGTGGAGGAACGCATTGATAGTGGCATTTATGAACTTTGGGTGGGACAACGAGAGGATGAGGTCGTTTTTATGGCAATTTTATATACTCTCCAGAACAGTGATTTGACCTTACTGGGGTATATTGCAACCCATCCCACGGCTCGCAATCAGGGAATTGGCAGTCGCTTTTTTAGGCAGGTGATTGCGGCGTTGCAGGAGCGCGATCGCTATCTGTTGCTAGAGGTTGAAGTGCCCGATGAGGCGGAGCCAATGACCCAACGACGTTATGGGTTTTATCAACGACTGGGGGCGAAGTTTCTCCAGGATGTACGCTATATTTTGCCGCCGCTGTCGGGGGGAGAGCCAACGGAGATGTGTTTGGCGATCGCCCCGGCTTATAAAACTCCCACATTAGGGGGCGATCGGGTTCGTCAACTGCTCTGTCAGTTATTCCAAGACCTGTATGAGCGTCCTCTGAGTGATCCACTCTTACAAACCTGTTTGCAAAATGTCCCAGAAACAGTCTATTTAACGTGA
- the prfC gene encoding peptide chain release factor 3 yields the protein MSDELRTELQEAIDTRRTFAIISHPDAGKTTLTEKVLLYGGAIHEAGAVKSRRSQRHATSDWMAMEQQRGISITSTVLQFLYKDHHINLLDTPGHQDFGEDTYRTLTAADNAVMLEDAAKGLEPQTRKLFEVCRMRSLPIFTFINKMDRPSRDPLELLDEIEQELGLATYPVTWPIGSGDRFTGVYDRRQGKVHLFKRTAHGTKAAEDTVFELGDPRLADLIDPELYHQLKDEIEILDELGTDFDLEAIHAGQLTPVFFGSAMTNFGVQLFLDAFVDYSLKPYPRHSTQDDIDPTYPEFTGFVFKLQANMDPKHRDRVAFVRVCSGKFEKDMTVQHARTGKTVRLSRPQKLFAQGRESLDTAYPGDVIGLNNPGMFAIGDTIYNGKKLEYEGIPCFSPEIFAYLRNVNPSKFKQFRKGVAELREEGAVQIMYSVDESKRDPILAAVGQLQFEVVQFRMETEYGVDTRLELLPFTVARWVQGGWPALEEAGRIFNTAAVKDSWERPVLLFRNEWNVAQVQADHPKLQLSNIAPVVSGKEPIER from the coding sequence ATGAGCGACGAGCTGCGAACCGAACTGCAAGAGGCGATCGATACTCGACGTACCTTTGCAATTATCTCCCACCCTGACGCCGGGAAAACCACCCTCACTGAGAAAGTGTTGCTGTATGGGGGGGCGATTCATGAAGCGGGGGCCGTGAAGTCGCGGCGATCGCAGCGTCACGCCACATCAGACTGGATGGCCATGGAACAACAGCGGGGGATTTCCATCACCTCAACGGTGTTGCAGTTCCTCTATAAAGACCATCATATTAATCTCCTCGACACTCCCGGACACCAAGACTTCGGCGAAGATACCTATCGCACCCTGACGGCGGCCGATAATGCGGTGATGTTGGAAGATGCCGCCAAGGGGTTGGAACCCCAGACGCGTAAGTTGTTTGAAGTCTGTCGGATGCGATCGCTCCCCATTTTTACCTTTATCAATAAAATGGATCGTCCCAGTCGCGATCCTCTCGAACTCCTTGATGAGATTGAACAAGAACTGGGATTAGCCACCTATCCGGTGACGTGGCCCATCGGCAGTGGCGATCGCTTCACCGGAGTTTATGATCGCCGTCAAGGGAAAGTCCATCTCTTCAAACGCACGGCCCACGGAACTAAAGCGGCCGAAGATACCGTATTCGAACTGGGAGATCCCCGTTTAGCGGACTTAATTGATCCCGAACTCTATCATCAACTCAAGGATGAAATTGAAATCCTCGACGAACTCGGAACAGACTTTGACTTAGAGGCCATTCACGCCGGCCAACTCACCCCTGTCTTTTTCGGCAGTGCCATGACCAACTTTGGGGTGCAGCTCTTCCTCGATGCCTTTGTGGACTATTCCCTCAAACCCTATCCTCGCCACAGTACCCAGGATGACATTGACCCCACCTATCCTGAGTTCACGGGGTTTGTCTTTAAGTTGCAAGCCAACATGGACCCCAAACACCGCGATCGCGTGGCCTTTGTGCGAGTCTGTAGTGGTAAGTTCGAGAAAGACATGACCGTACAACATGCCAGAACCGGCAAAACCGTGCGTCTGTCTCGTCCCCAAAAACTCTTTGCTCAAGGGCGAGAATCCCTAGATACCGCGTATCCTGGAGATGTCATCGGCTTAAACAATCCAGGAATGTTTGCCATTGGTGACACCATTTATAACGGTAAGAAATTGGAATATGAAGGGATTCCCTGTTTCTCACCAGAAATCTTCGCCTATCTGCGGAATGTGAACCCCTCTAAGTTTAAGCAATTCCGGAAAGGGGTGGCAGAACTGCGGGAAGAGGGGGCCGTGCAGATTATGTATTCCGTGGATGAGTCGAAACGAGATCCCATTCTGGCGGCGGTGGGCCAACTGCAATTTGAGGTGGTTCAATTCCGTATGGAAACCGAGTATGGGGTGGATACTCGTTTGGAACTGTTACCCTTTACCGTGGCCCGTTGGGTTCAGGGGGGTTGGCCGGCCCTGGAGGAAGCGGGACGAATTTTTAACACCGCTGCGGTGAAGGACAGTTGGGAGCGTCCGGTGTTGTTGTTCCGCAATGAGTGGAATGTGGCTCAGGTTCAGGCAGACCATCCCAAGTTACAGTTAAGTAACATCGCTCCAGTGGTGTCGGGGAAAGAGCCAATTGAACGGTAA
- a CDS encoding PAS domain S-box protein encodes MSGSFPLNPPFDSLGGDQSIVSPLTLNLSPWRSLLDAGLEAMLVLDDDGSILEVNEAACELFVRSRSELLKSSIDAITEPGFDFAEIQQKLQDHGKIQGAFCVIYGEREIREVDYAISYHVIGEYHVLTLKDVSETRQAQQEVKQLQKQLRDQAQRHQIELTKIQSQLEATQQLISRVATNPKPLPSQPEHSLQEISRHIPGVIYQFRMRPDGSFHFPYASEGIRDIYGVSPEAVQEDAEPVFAIVHPDDLAAMSQSIHLSKETGIPWYCEYRVIKEEGRIVWLLGHATPRSLPDGSTIWYGYIHDITRQKELEAHQSRLLAILESTSDFIGTANAAGNILYLNRTWQNFYDDLAKIPKRLDETCPPWVLELIFEEGLPEARRLGLWQGETAILTADGEEIPVEQLIMHHVGESDEEDYFSTIIRDIRDRHSKELELQNLTQQLREAQELGHIGDWSFDIQTQDITWSDEVFRIFGMSPNQGEPTFEEHIQQIHPDDRPYFIDCATQAQQGIPQDFDVRIVKPTGDIAYINSRIRTEFDGKKLTKLFGIIIDITDRKQIEEELRQKEQQTRALLHAIPDMMFRYSPEAVFLDYKPSRDVAAYQDPNDFIGKQIDEIFPKPFAENVKQIIAKTFSSGEPQAFEYQLPVPGMRQDFEARFVKVNDKEVLSLIRDISDRKRAEIEVQELLTRTQILGAISLKVRNSLELDILIDNVVAVVYDHLDVDICTFGWYEDEGSKSFWNVVKERKKAELPGWLGRHITDDFPILLSFILGNQIYQVDSVSNSTDPGLKDFCNPCHIESYYFLPIHTLSGRIGGIEIGYIERQTAWKPEDIQLLQEIANQVAIAIQQADLYHEAQNKSQELSQAYRQLQDTQIQLLQAEKMSSLGQLVGGIAHEINNPVSFIYGNLDYAAEYSEGLIELHRRYRQIYPEPVSEILEYCQSIDLEFLVDDFPKIIQSMKYGATRIRDIVKSLRTFSRLDESSVKEVELHENLDSTLVLLQNRLHQGGSEQEIAVIKNYGDLPQISCYSGLLNQVFMNLLMNAIDAIEVERHRQEPASPRDYHGEITITTTVVDNDSIQISIRDNGCGMTPATQEKIFNPFFTTKPIGMGTGMGLPTSYQIITQSHQGKLYCNSSLGQGTEFVIELPTNIGVTVSPKL; translated from the coding sequence ATGTCTGGATCCTTTCCACTTAATCCTCCCTTTGATAGTTTAGGAGGCGATCAATCCATTGTTAGTCCTTTGACCTTAAACCTGTCTCCTTGGCGCAGTCTCCTGGATGCTGGGTTAGAGGCAATGCTAGTTCTAGACGATGATGGCAGCATTCTAGAGGTGAATGAAGCCGCCTGTGAATTATTCGTCCGCTCTCGGAGTGAGTTGCTGAAGTCCTCAATCGATGCGATCACTGAACCTGGGTTTGATTTTGCTGAAATCCAACAAAAACTTCAAGACCATGGAAAGATTCAGGGCGCCTTTTGCGTCATTTATGGTGAACGGGAGATTCGCGAAGTTGACTATGCTATTAGCTACCATGTCATCGGTGAGTATCACGTTTTGACCCTGAAAGATGTTAGCGAAACTAGACAGGCTCAGCAAGAGGTCAAACAGCTTCAGAAACAACTTCGTGATCAAGCACAACGGCATCAGATCGAACTGACTAAAATCCAGTCCCAACTTGAGGCAACGCAACAACTCATCTCCCGAGTTGCCACCAACCCGAAACCCCTCCCCTCACAGCCTGAGCATTCTCTCCAGGAGATCTCTCGCCATATTCCTGGGGTGATTTATCAGTTTCGGATGCGCCCAGATGGCAGTTTTCATTTTCCCTATGCCAGTGAAGGAATCCGAGACATTTATGGCGTTAGTCCTGAAGCAGTGCAAGAGGATGCAGAGCCGGTTTTTGCCATTGTACATCCGGATGATCTAGCTGCCATGAGTCAGTCGATTCATCTGTCCAAAGAGACCGGTATCCCTTGGTATTGTGAGTATCGCGTCATCAAAGAAGAGGGACGTATTGTCTGGTTGCTAGGTCATGCAACACCCCGCTCTCTCCCCGATGGAAGTACCATCTGGTATGGCTATATCCACGATATTACCCGACAGAAAGAGCTGGAAGCTCATCAAAGTCGTTTGCTGGCAATTTTAGAAAGCACGTCTGATTTTATTGGAACCGCTAATGCGGCGGGGAACATTCTTTATCTCAATCGTACCTGGCAAAACTTTTATGATGATTTAGCCAAAATTCCGAAACGGTTAGACGAAACTTGTCCCCCTTGGGTTTTGGAGCTAATTTTTGAGGAAGGATTGCCTGAAGCACGTCGTTTAGGACTTTGGCAGGGAGAAACTGCCATCTTAACTGCTGACGGTGAAGAGATTCCCGTTGAACAGTTGATTATGCACCATGTGGGGGAGTCTGATGAAGAAGACTATTTCTCAACGATTATCCGGGATATCCGCGATCGCCACAGCAAAGAGCTGGAACTGCAAAACCTGACTCAACAACTTAGAGAAGCTCAAGAATTAGGTCATATTGGGGATTGGTCTTTTGATATTCAAACTCAAGACATCACTTGGTCTGATGAGGTCTTTCGTATTTTTGGCATGAGTCCTAACCAAGGGGAGCCGACGTTTGAGGAACATATCCAGCAAATTCATCCTGATGATCGTCCTTACTTCATCGATTGTGCGACTCAAGCACAGCAAGGAATTCCACAAGATTTTGATGTTCGCATTGTCAAACCGACTGGAGACATTGCCTATATCAACAGTCGCATCCGGACTGAATTTGACGGGAAGAAACTCACCAAATTATTTGGGATTATTATTGATATCACAGACCGTAAACAGATCGAGGAAGAACTACGACAAAAAGAACAGCAAACTCGTGCATTACTACATGCTATCCCCGATATGATGTTTCGGTACAGCCCTGAGGCGGTATTTCTCGACTATAAACCCTCCCGAGATGTGGCAGCATATCAAGATCCCAACGACTTTATTGGTAAACAGATTGATGAAATTTTTCCGAAACCTTTTGCAGAAAACGTTAAACAAATCATTGCTAAGACTTTCAGTTCAGGGGAACCACAAGCATTTGAATATCAGTTGCCTGTACCGGGAATGAGACAGGATTTTGAAGCTCGCTTTGTCAAAGTAAATGATAAGGAAGTCTTATCATTGATTCGAGATATCAGCGATCGCAAAAGAGCAGAGATAGAAGTTCAAGAACTTCTGACACGGACTCAAATTTTGGGTGCGATCAGCCTAAAAGTCCGCAATTCTTTAGAGTTAGACATTCTAATTGATAACGTTGTTGCTGTTGTCTATGACCATTTAGATGTTGATATTTGCACCTTTGGCTGGTACGAGGATGAAGGCAGTAAGTCCTTCTGGAATGTTGTCAAGGAACGGAAAAAAGCTGAACTTCCTGGCTGGCTGGGACGACATATTACTGATGATTTTCCTATTTTGCTGTCTTTTATCCTCGGCAATCAAATTTATCAAGTCGATTCCGTCTCCAATTCAACCGATCCAGGTCTAAAAGATTTTTGTAATCCCTGTCATATAGAATCATATTACTTTCTCCCCATTCATACGCTAAGTGGACGAATTGGCGGAATTGAGATTGGCTATATCGAGCGACAAACAGCTTGGAAACCGGAAGATATTCAACTTCTACAAGAGATTGCCAATCAAGTGGCGATCGCCATCCAACAAGCCGACCTCTATCACGAGGCCCAAAACAAAAGCCAAGAACTCAGCCAAGCCTACCGTCAACTCCAAGACACTCAAATTCAGTTACTCCAAGCCGAAAAAATGTCCAGCTTGGGGCAGTTGGTTGGGGGAATTGCCCATGAAATCAACAATCCTGTTAGCTTTATCTATGGAAATCTCGACTATGCCGCTGAATACTCAGAGGGGTTGATTGAACTGCATCGCCGCTATCGCCAGATCTATCCTGAGCCAGTCTCGGAGATTCTGGAGTACTGTCAGTCCATTGACTTGGAGTTTCTGGTGGACGATTTTCCCAAAATCATTCAGTCCATGAAATACGGTGCAACGCGGATTCGTGACATTGTTAAATCGTTGCGGACATTTTCTCGTCTAGATGAGTCTAGTGTCAAGGAAGTTGAACTTCATGAAAACTTAGATAGCACTCTGGTTCTTTTGCAAAATCGATTACATCAGGGTGGTTCTGAGCAGGAAATTGCAGTTATCAAAAACTATGGCGATCTTCCTCAGATTTCCTGTTATAGCGGCTTGCTGAATCAAGTTTTTATGAACTTGCTCATGAATGCCATTGATGCCATTGAAGTTGAGCGCCATCGCCAAGAACCTGCATCACCAAGGGACTATCACGGAGAAATCACGATTACAACGACAGTTGTTGACAATGACTCGATTCAAATCAGCATCCGTGATAACGGCTGTGGAATGACTCCAGCCACTCAAGAAAAGATATTTAATCCCTTTTTTACAACCAAACCTATTGGCATGGGAACGGGCATGGGATTACCCACCAGTTATCAAATTATCACTCAGTCGCATCAAGGCAAACTTTACTGCAACTCGTCCCTCGGTCAAGGAACAGAATTTGTCATTGAACTGCCGACAAACATTGGCGTGACTGTGAGTCCTAAGTTGTAG